Genomic DNA from Bartonella alsatica:
GCCATCGTGCATACATATCACGAAATGCAAAACTTTCATCAAACAAAACGACATTATCCCATTGAGATCCCTGCGCTTTATGAACAGTTAACGCATATCCATAATCAAAATCATCATATCTTTTTTTTAATTGCCAAGAAATTTCACTATCAGGATTTTCAAATACTGCTTTTAAAAGCTTAATCTTTGCCACCCCACGCTCGTTTTCTTCTGATTTAATAAGAAGGTTAATACCTGGTTTAACAGTTTCTTTCTGTGAAGTCATCACTTTCCATAAAGAGCCATTCAACAAACTTTTAGTAGGATCATTGCGCAAACATACAAGTTTATCTCCCGCTTGTGGGTAAGCTGCCGTAAATCCCTTCAATGCACGCAAACGTTTATTATAAAGATGGCGTGTTCGATTAACACCTACCAACACTTGATCAGCATCCAAAACCAATTGCTGATCGACCTCTTTACGTGTAATAATGCGAGCTGTCCCATAATCACCATAAGTAATATCGCGTCCTTCACGCACATCCATAGCCAAACGAATAATCGGATTATCATGTGCTTGCCGATGAATTTCTGAAAGAAAAAAATCCGGTGTACTATTGGAAAAAAAGCCACCTCCTGATATAGGAGGTAATTGACCTGGATCACCAAGAACGAGAATTGGTGTTCGAAAGCTCATTAAATCACGTGCCAATTGTTCATCTACCATCGAACATTCATCAACAATGATAAGTTTAGCTTGCGCAGCGGCACTTTTTCGATTTAGTGCAAATGTCGGTGCAATAGACTTTTTCCCTGTTACTTCATCGGAAACTTCTTCTTCTCCACGTGGACAATAAATCAATGAATGAATAGTACAAGCATTACTGACACCTTTAGAGCGCAAAACCTGTGCCGCTTTACCTGTGAATGCAGTAAATTGAACAGAGCCATCAACTGTTTCCGCAAAATAGCGCGCAAGCGTTGTTTTGCCTGTTCCTGCATAACCAAAGAGACGAAAAAGTGGAGAACGCCCATCCCTCAACCACGCAGCAACAGCCTTCAATGCATTGTCCTGTTCTCGTGAAAACTGCATAATTTATCAAAATAAGATTCGCATCAAAAGAGCAAGCATTTTGAAAATAAAACCACTATCAAGAAATTTTTTGCCGTTAAGAGGTTCTGGTATAGGGCTATCTAATCACTTTCACAGTCAAATTATCAACGATTGTACCAACAGTTTTCGTCAAAATACTGCAATAATCTAAATTTATACTCAGACAAAATTTGTATTAACCTTTTTTATAACATCGCATACTTGTTAGGAAAAATGTCCTTTTCTATAGCAGACTATAAACAATCAAATTAATCGCGAAGTAAACTTAAAACAATGCATATATATACTTCTTCTGCCTCATGTTTAGAATTAAAAAACAGCTAAAACAAAACCTTAAGGCTATGGGTTATCATTGAAAATTTTTCATTACAAAAAACTGCTCTTATACAGAATACGAACAGTATAACTTTATAAATCATACTCCACGTTTTACTAAAACCAATCAGTTCCTTTGCGCATAAAAGCAAAACGCGCACCCTGTAATAAAAAATAAATTGCACCAATAAAGCTATCGAAGTTTTTTAGCAGAAATAAAGCAAGACATGAAGCAGATCTTAACAAAAGCCGCTTAACCCAATCAGGTCTGTCAATAATCTCTTAGCAATCTTCATCCCATAACAACTTTCAACACATGCATGACTCAAGATACAAGTGAACTACACCTAAATGAAAAAAAACGTGGCTCCCATTCCTTACCATCAATTAATATTGCAAACGCTTTAAGAAAAGCTCAAAAATGAGATGCTAATTAATAGAAATTAAGCCTACTAGTGAACTGCTCATCTATCTTAAACTGGTAACCTAATATCAAACACAGCCACGCATCCTGATAAACTTTGGAATTCATTAAACGATAAATATAACTTTGATATCATCCTATAGGCTATCTCCATGTCAAATCTACGCTCTCTTTATCTCGTCAAAGAAGTTACATACCATGGTGAAACTGTATAATAAGTACATATTAATCATGAACAACAGCACAAGAAGCTCAAAATTTATAGAACTCAAGATTTTGTTGACAACTATAAAAGAACACTTGCTGAATTAAAAAGACTTATACTTCCTAAAGCGAACTTAGGGGAAACGTGACGAAGATTCATTCCCATGGCTTCTTAAACAATATTACAATACCACTAGTATAGCCCTGGCTAAAACTACAAAAAGATAGAAAAAACTCATCCTTATAAAGAGAAGTGCAGTTTTATAGGAATTATTCCACACCAAACAACCGAAATAACATGTCATAGCCGAAGTTGAACGCCGTAAAGAAATACTAGCAACTACTTTAAAACTTCCCCCGAAACCTTCAATGATCTTTTTAATTAGAACAATTGAACAGGACTTTTGAAAAACAAAAAGGAATTTCCAATTTAAAGAAGAAAGATATTATCAACGATGAGTTTTAGATACCCAATGAACACGTTTATATAAAATCTTTCTTATACAAACTTACGTCGTGGTGATGCAGTTCCGACTAATTAAAAAAAACGGTAAAGAATATCATTCATTTAAAAACAGAAAAAAGCAAATTTCAAACAGATGTCGTTCTTTCAATCTGGCTTGAATGAACAGTAACGTTTGAAATTTGGCTTACCGAAAAAACGTTTATATACAATAAAAATAGAAAAACATTCTCTACAGTAAGTTTTTGGTACAAAATTTTAATAAAGAATACAATTAGATAGCTATAAAATAGTAAATAATTTAAGAACACTTGCAACACATACAGCCAATTTAGATTAAAAGTTTCATAATTCAAAATACTTTTTGTATAAAAAAATAGCAATATACTGCCTCTTTACACAAAGAGCGTAGATTGAAAAAATATGTTCTAAAAATGAGAGAAAATCCCCAAAATGAAGGAAAAAATTTAAAAAACACAAAAGAATCAATAACTACTAAATTCCTTCATCATTTGATTAACATACTAATTTTATACAAAAATCCGCCCTTCAGCAGAAATAGCATTTGCAACTACTTCATCATTAGCCTCATCAGGCAACAGCATATCATTATGCGCGCATCCAGATGGTATCATAGGAAAACAATTTTCTAAATTATCAACACAACAATCAAAGAGAACTGGCTTGTCAGAGTCAATCATTTGCTGAATTTTACCATCAAGTTCATCTGGTTTTGAACAACGAATCCCAACCACTCCATAAGCTTGTGCCAACTTTACAAAGTCAGGCATTGATTCCGTATAAGAATGAGAAAGACGATTACCATGCAGCAATTGTTGCCACTGTCGGACCATACCCATATATTGATTATTTAAAATAAAAATTTTTACCGGCGTATTATGCTGAATTGCGGTTGCAAGCTCTTGAATACTCATCTGAATTGAAGCATCACCAGAAATACATAAAACAAGAGCATCAGGATGTGCTATTTGAACACCAATAGCCGCTGGAAGACCATACCCCATAGTCCCAAGACCACCAGAAGTCATCCAGTGTTTTGGCTTGTCAAAACGATAATACTGCGCAGCCCACATCTGATGCTGTCCAACATCAGTGGTAATATAAGCATTCGCATCTTTAGTTAATGCATAAAGCCGTTCAAGAGCATATTGTGGCATAATAACATCTTTTTTTTCCATATATGCCAATGAATTACGAGCTTTCCAACGATTAATTTGTCTCCACCATGCGTCACGACTTTCGTCCTTAAATATTGGTTTCTGCATATGCAAGTGTTGATTTATGTCTTCTAAAATATCCGCCACATCACCAATAAGTGGAACCTCCACTTTTACAATCTTATTGATAGATGAAGGATTAATATCAATATGAATAATGCGCGCATGAGGTGCAAATGCATCAAGCCGCCCAGTGATACGATCATCAAACCGTGCACCAACAGCTAACATAACATCACAATCATGCATGGCCATATTAGCCTCATAGGTTCCATGCATTCCAAGCATTCCAAGCCAATTTTTGCTAGAAGCAGGATAAGCACCAAGTCCCATTAATGTTGAAGTAATCGGAAAATCTCCCAGTTGAACTAAATCACGCAAAAGCTGTACAGCTTTAGAACCCGATGAAATAACACCACCACCAGAATAAATAACGGGACGCTTTGCATCTGCTAAAAGAGAAACAGCACATTCAATAGCCTTAATATCCCCTTTCAACCGTGGAGAAGAATGCAAAGATGACGAAACTTGAGGCGTTCTATAAATACCCAAAGCTAATTGGATATCCTTAGGAATATCAATCAAAACCGGTCCTGGACATCCTGTTTGAGCAACAGCGAACGCTTCATGAATAATTGCGGCGAGATCATTCACATCTTCAACAAGCCAATTATGTTTCGTACAGGACTTTGTAATACTAACTGTATCAGCCTCTTGAAAACCATTTGTTCCAATCACAGTTGTTGACACCTGACCAGAAAAACAAACAAGAGGTATAGAATCCATGAGTGCATCTTGCAAAGGTGTCACAGCATTCGTTGCCCCTGGACCCGAAGTCACAAGCATAACACCTACCTTTCCTGTGCTTCGAGCATAGCCTTCAGCAGCATGACCTGCAGCCTGTTCATGACGCACCAAAATATGCTGGAGGAAATCCTGCTGATAAATAACATCAAAAATAGGAAGAACAGCCCCACCAGGATAACCAAAGAGATGTTTAACTCCTTGATCAATAAGAGCTTGAACCACCATTTCAGCACCCGACATTCTTGTTCCGTTCGCCCGCTCTTGCATTCTTGGATGATTTGTCATTTTTCCCACTCGCCTACTTGATAGCACAATAAAAAAGCTCCCGAAGGAGCCTATAAAAAAGCTCCGAGAGAGCCTATTACACACAAAAAAGATATATTGTATGATTACCCCCCCCCTTATTCCAATACACAAAATCTATAAGGAAAACTTCTCCTATAAAAGGCTTCTAATTATATTGGTACTATCCGTCAATAAAAAATTATACTTCCTAAAAAATTTTCCGCTTACAATTAACTTTTTTCAATTTTTTCAGCACTTTTATCAAGAAATAACTACCCAATCATCATCAAACTGATTACGAAACCATGTCATTTGTCTTTTTGCATACCTCCTCGTTTGAGATTTCACCATTTCAAGAGCATCCTCAAAACTTTGATGCCCATCTAAATGAGCTATAAATTCAGATACACCAATAGCCTTCATCGCTGGTAACAAAGGAGAAAGCTCAAGCTTCTTTATCGCAATCACCTCTTCTAAAACGCCTCTTTCAATCATAGAATCTAATCGTTTATGAATCCGTTCATAAAGCAATTGACGTGGTGGAACGAGAAGAATTTTTTCTAAACAATGCCATGCAATGAGAGATGTTGTTTTTCGTTTCTGCCACCAACTTAGCTTTTTACCTGTTGCATCATAAACTTCCAAAGCACGGATAATACGTTGACCATCTTGCGGAGAAATTTTCTCAGCGAGAACAGCATCAACCTGCAACAACTGACAATAAAGACTCTCAATACCCTCTTTATCAAGCCGAAGTCGCCATTTTTTCCGCACAACATCTGGAATATGAGGGATTTTTGAAATTCCTCCTAAAAGAGCACGAAAATAAAGTCCTGTTCCACCTACAAAAATAAGTGATTTTGTCGTAAATGTATTCAACAGTTTCTCAACATCCCGCAACCATTTCCCTACCGAATAATTTACCGTCGGACTCACATAACCATAGAGATAATGTGGAACAATTGTAGTATCAGCCTCCGTCGGCCGAGCCGTTAAAATATTTAAAACATCATAAACCTGCATTGAATCCGTGTTAATGATAAAAGCATTTTTTTCTTGAGCCATTTGTAAGGCAAGCGCAGATTTCCCACTTGAAGTTGGCCCTGCTATTAATGTAATCGTTCTCTGTGTCATGAATGGAAATTCCTATATCCACCAAACAACAACTCACTGCAATACGCATAATCCCCCCAAAGATACTGTACTCCATCTAAATTGTCATAGAGTGAGCTCTCCAAAGGAAACAAACAGAACCTGTACACTTAACACCGAAATGCACCTGTGATAGTTCTATTTTTTTGAAAAACTAAAAATGAAAATAATAACAAAAAAAACCTTAAAGGATTGCTTCTTACTTTTATCAAAATACCACTAAAAAAATTCTATCACACTGACCATCATAAACAAATATATTCTTTGCAATCATATGCAAAATATTTAGCTTAACACACATAATGAAACAGCTTTATCTTTCTATATAAAAACGTGTGATATTCTGATTCAAAATAAGCACCTCGTAAACTACTTTCTTGAAGATCCCCTTTCTTGCGTTTCTTTTCATTTACCACAAAGCAAAATGTAGCAATATCTATGAATTACAGAATTTGAGATTAATCTTTTTGTATAATTACTCTTTTGACAACTAAACAGATTAAACTATTTCCTATTGCACGCCTAATAACCGTAACAAAACACAAATTGACTAAACATGTATTCAAAAAACAATCTTCCAAATATCAATCCATTGGAAGCGTTACAACTCGTAATTCTCCATCTGGACGAGCAACTATAAATAAAGCATTTTTACGTCCAGCCTCACGCAATTTATGAATACGTTTTTTAGCCTCATCAATTTTCGTGACAGCACTTTGATTGATATCAACAATTACTTCACCAGCGCGAATACGCTTTTTATCCGCTACACTATTTTGTGCAACAGATGTCACCACTAATCCCCAAAGTTTATCTATAATTGAATAATGATGACGTAAATCCGCTGTAAGTTCAGATAATGTCATTCCCATAAATTGCATTGTCACACTTTTCGATACAGCATCGTTTTTCTCATCATTGAATTTCTCTTCTGTATCCTCATTTGTTTCTGTCTCAATCAAACGACCAAGCTTAACCTTTACTGTTCTTTCCCGGCCATTCCGCAAAACAGTAACATCGACCACTTTTCCTTCTGGACTTTCCGCTACTAAACGCGGTAAGTCACGCGCATGCTTAATTCTCGCTTTCCCAAAGGAAAGAATAACATCTCCAATTTGTAACTGGCTATTATCTACACCGGATTGTTCTATTTTACCAGCAACTAACGCTCCCATTGTGCTATCTATTTTCAAACTTTTTGCAATATCTTCTGTCACCGGTTGAATACGAATAGCCAACCAACCGCGTCTTATTTCTCCCAAATCACGCAACTGATTGATAACAGAAAGAGCCATATCAGATGGTATAGCAAAACCAATACCAATCGATCCTCCAGAAGGCGAAACAATTGCTGTATTAATCCCTATCACTTCACCATTTCTATCAAATAACGGACCTCCAGAATTGCCTCGATTAATTGCTGCATCTGTCTGAATAAAATTATCATAAGGACCAGCATTAAGATCACGATTGCGTGCAGAAATAATGCCAACCGTCACACTACCACCAAAACCATAAGGGTTACCAATAGCCATAACCCAGTCTCCAATACGCGCCTTTTCAGAATCTCCGAAACGGACAGCTTTTAATTTTTTTCTCCCTGCTTCCACTTGAAGCAGTGCCAAATCAGTCTTGCTATCCTTTCCAAGTAATTTTGCTTTTAGCTTTGTACCATCGGTAAAATTAACCTCAATATCATCAGCATCAACAATAACATGATAATTTGTAACAATAAGCCCTTTTTGCGTATCAATCACAAAACCAGACCCCAAAGAACGTACCTTCTGAAACTGACTATCTTTTTGACCATCTTTAGGTGTAAAAAAATCACTAAAATATTCTTGTAGTAATGAATCTTTTGGAATAACAGGCACTGAAATATGCTCATCTTGTTCAGTCCCATCGACAGTCTGTGTTGTAGAAATATTTACAACGGTATCTAAAAGCTCAGCAGCTAAATCAGGAACGGAAAGGAGTGTATTTTTTGTTTCTACTCCCCAACACAAGCCGATTGATCCTGATAAAAACAAAACCATACAGACAACAACTTTTGTGATAAAGAACTTTAAAGACGTATTTTTATCTACGACATTTTTATCCATGATATGCCTTTAAACAAAATGCTGCAAAGAGATTCTCTAAATTCATCTACGCAAAATCAAGACGGTTTAACACTCTACCATTTGCATCCTAAAAGAAAGTAACAACAGATCACACCTCTCATACAAAAGCGTGTATCCATAATTCATTGTCACTTCTACTCTCCTCCGATTTTTTGATCAGTTTTATTAAAGCCAGTATTCATTGTTGAAGGAAATTTTCCCTTTTTCTGCAGTGGATTGCGAAAATAGAAAAAGAAATCCTCATTTGGTGAAATTACCATGGGAATATGTTCTAAATTTTTGTACTGTTCCATCGCTAACCAAAAATCGTAAAAGGAAGGATCAGCCTCTCTCGCATTTAACAAAAGGCGAATACTTTCAGCCTGACCTTCACCACGAGTAATTTCAGCATCACGTTTTGCAGCGGCTACGATCTCTTCATATTCACGATTAGCTTCCGCCACAATACGATCTCGCTCCTGCTGACCACGAGCACGAATATTTTCAGCTGCAGCCTCACGCTCAGCTGCCATTTGCCGATAGACATCTTCTGAAACAGCATCAGTTAAATCAGTTTTACGAATACGTACATCAACAATAGTAATGCCTAATGACCCTGCATCTACAGAAAACTGCCGCTGCACTTCAGCCATCATCGCTCCCCGTTCATCTGATAAAGCTGCTTTAAATTCACGCTTACCATAAACGGCACGTAAAGCATCAATAAAACGCGGTGCAAGATTTTCACGCGCAGCAATTTGCGGACGCCCCGAAGCAATACGCTGTAAAAACAGCTTTGGATCTGTAATACGATAAATAAAGAACGCATCTACTTCATAATAGGCTCCACCACGAACCTGTACAGATTGTGTAGGAACATCATAACGTAACAACCGATTATCAACAATGATCATCTTATCTATAAAGGGCGCTTTCAAATAGATCCCAGGATCAGATTCTACCTTAACAATTTGCCCAAAACGCTTAATTGCCACTTGTTGACGAGGATAAACTATAAAAATAGACATCCAAAAAATCATCAAAAAGAGTACTATAGTACTAAATAAAAATAAGAAACGAGACTGCTGCATAATTAGCGTCCTCCAGAAATACGAGAATCCAAAAACGATGTAGAACGCGTTGATGTTTTTTTCACGTTTTCTGATGAATTGCTACGTAGCAATTCATTCAGCGGGAGATAGGGAACCATTGGAGAATTTATTTGATCAAGAACCAACTTGTTAGGTGACGAGAGAATACGCCCTACAGTCTCCATATAAAGGCGATAACGCGTAGCTTCTGGTGAAATTATAGCCTCACGGGCTATAGCCTGAAAACGCTCAGCACGCCCTCTTGCCTCTTCAACCATCTGCGCCTTTTCACCCTTTGCAATTTCCCGTGTGCGTGAAGCTTCACCATTTGCTAAACCAATTTTAGTAAAACGCACACGATTTCCCTCTTCAATCATCCGCCCACGTTCTTGCTCTGCCTGCTGGACAGAATTAAAAGCAGCAGCAACCTTTGTAGGAGGAGCAGCTTCACTGATTGACACACGGCTTATTTCAACACCAAGTTGATATTTATCTACCGTTAACTGGATAATTTTTCTAACGTCACTAGCAACTTCTTCTTTCTTGTCACGTAAAACATCATCAACGGGTCTTGAACCAATAACCTCACGCATCGCACTCTCAGCTACTTGACGAACTGTTCCTTCTTGATCATTCACATTGAATAAAAATTGACTAGGGCGTGAAATTCGATAGTAAACAGAAAAATTGACATTAACAATATTCTGATCACTCGAAAGCATCAAGCCTTCACTTTGTTGAACCTGTCCGGATTGACTACCGATCGCAATCATTTTCTCTGTTAAAGGCACTTTCATATAAGTCTCAATTGGCCAAAAATGAAAATGCAAACCATCACCAATAATCTCTGCTTTTGGCACCCCAAAACGCAATTCCACTGCTTGTTCATTTTGCTGAACAATATAAATAGACTGATACAAACAAAAAAATACAGCAAGAAGAAACAACAGAACAAAAAGCCCACTTCTACCAACTTGTTGAAATTGATCATGCCCTTTACGCAAAAGATCATCAATATTGGAACCATTGTCACCATCACCATTGCCCCCAGAACCAAAAATATTCTTAGCAGGTGTTTTTTTGTCACTACCGTATTTACTCTTTTTACCGCTCCATGGGCCGCTACCATTTTGATTTGTCCAGGGCATCATCACCTCTTTAATTGACTACCATTAATCAATATCAACCATTTACTTGATCTTATAAAATGCTTCTTATCTGTTTACAATGTAACTGATAGGCTCTTTCCACTCAATTACAAACGATTATTTCCGCTCATAAACTATAAAACGCGTCGGATGACTGTCTTTATCTCCTTCTGGAATATATTGCGTTTGCACAATAGTCCACCCTTCTTTATCGAAAACAGGAAAAAAACTATCACCTTCAATGGAAGCTAATACTTCTGTAAGAAATATTTTATCAGCAATACGCAATCCTTGTTGAAAAATTTCACCACCACCAATAATAAAAATTGCATTTGCACCATTTTGAGAAGCCTCGCTTTTTGCAACAGAACAAGCTTGAAGCAAAGAATGAACAACAACAGCACCTTCAGCCATAAATGTACAATTGCGCGTAATAACAATATTTGTACGCCCTGGTAAAGGTCGTCCAAGAGAATCCCAAGTTTTTCGTCCCATAATAATAGGCTTACCAAAAGTTAAAGTCTTAAAGCGTTGCAAATCTGTTGACAAACGCCAAGGCATAATACCTCCACGACCGATAACACCATTTTCTGCAACAGCTGCAATTAAACAAACTGAAAAAGTCATATTGCTACTGGAGCCTTGATATGTGGTTGTGCTTCATAATTAAGCAATTCAAAATCCTCAAATTTAAAAGAAAAAAGATCTGTTACCGCTGGATTTATACGCATAAACGGCAAAGCATTTGGTCTACGAGACAATTGATACCCAGCCTGCTCAAAATGATTAGAATAAAGATGCGCATCACCAAGCGTATGAATAAAATCACCTACTTTAAGCCCACTGACTTGCGCAATCATCATCGTTAACAATGCATAAGAAGCAATATTAAACGGAATACCTAAGAAAATATCCGCTGAACGTTGATAAAGCTGGCAGGATAACTTACCATTAGCAATGTAAAATTGAAAAAAACAATGGCACGGCGGGAGAGCCATCTCCTCTATTAATGCGGGATTCCACGCTGTTACAATTAAACGGCGAGAATTAGGCGTTTTCTTAATCATAGTCAATAGATTACTAATTTGATCAATATATCGTCCGTCAGGAGCTGGCCAAGAACGCCACTGATAACCATAAATAGGACCAAGATTCCCTTTCTCATCAGCCCATTCATCCCAGATTGACACACCATGTTCCTTCAACCACGCGATATTCGTATCACCCTTAAGAAACCACAAAAGCTCATAAATGATTGAACGTAAATGCAATTTCTTTGTTGTTAACAATGGGAATCCGACCTGTAAATCAAATCGCATCTGATATCCAAAAACCGATCGCGTTCCAACACCGGTCCGATCTACACGATCAATGCCGTAATTTAAAACATGAGATAAAAGATCAAGGTAGATTTTCATATAAATATTATGCCCGATTCTATCGGTTATAAAAAATAAAAACTATAAAAATTCAGAAAAGTACAATTTAAATCTCTTTTTTCAAACATCTTTCACAAGAAATTACCATGATCCGATTAAATTTTTGACGCAAAAGATAAAATACTGTAGACAGCTCCTAGGGGAATAAATACAGGGATAATAAATCAACAGACATGAACATAATTTAAAGGGATAGACTTATGGAGAATGAAACAACTCTAGCACCGCATGATACGAGAAAACGTGTTCTTTCTATCATATCTAGTGCATCAGGTAATCTAGTTGAATGGTATGATTTTTATGTTTATTCTTTCACATCCATCTACTTTGCATCACAGTTTTTTCCCTCCAACGGAGATGTTGTTACTGAACTTTTAAAGTCTTCCATTGTCTTTTTTATCGGCTTCCTCATGCGTCCAATTGGCGGTTGGCTCTTCGGATTTATTGCTGACCGTTATGGACGTAAGCGCTCTTTGCTTATTTCTGTTTTTATGATGTGCGGTGGTTCATTCCTCATTGCCTTACTTCCTACATATGAAACTATTGGAGCAACAGCAGCGGTTCTACTCATTTTACTCCGTATGCTTCAAGGACTCTCAGTGGGCGGTGAATACGGTACAACAGCAACTTATATGAGCGAAATTGCTGTGAAGAATCGTCGTGGTTTTTTTAGCTCCTTCCAATATGCCACACTCATTGGTGGTCAACTTCTCGCAAGTCTGGTTATGTTTATTCTAGCGTTATATCTCACAGAAGATCAGTTAAAAGCATGGGGATGGCGTATACCCTTTGCGATTGGTGGATTAGGAGCAATTGTCGCAATTTATCTGCGTCGCTCACTTCATGAGACAACAACCAAAGAAAGCCGTTCTAAAGAACAAGCTGGTAGCCTCAAAGAGCTTCTCTGCAATCACAGAAAAGCTTTCTTTTTAGTTATAGGCTTTACAGCGGGAGGGTCTCTCACATTTTATACCTGTACAACTTATATGCAGAAATATCTGATCACAACCACAGGGTTTGATAAACACACCGCTACAACAATAATGACTGCTGCACTCTTTATTTTTATGTTACTCCAACCTCTTTTTGGTTCTCTAGCCGATAAAATTGGCACAAAAGCTTCGTTGCTTATTTGGAGTGCCCTATCTATCATCTGCACAATTCCTGCACTTAGAATCATTGGTAGCACAGATGATACATGGGTTGCCTTATCAGTCATTACTGGAATGCTTTGTATTATGAGTTTTTATACGTCTATTTCTGGTATCGTAAAAGCAGAAATGTTTCCTGCTTCAATCCGGGC
This window encodes:
- a CDS encoding thymidylate synthase translates to MKIYLDLLSHVLNYGIDRVDRTGVGTRSVFGYQMRFDLQVGFPLLTTKKLHLRSIIYELLWFLKGDTNIAWLKEHGVSIWDEWADEKGNLGPIYGYQWRSWPAPDGRYIDQISNLLTMIKKTPNSRRLIVTAWNPALIEEMALPPCHCFFQFYIANGKLSCQLYQRSADIFLGIPFNIASYALLTMMIAQVSGLKVGDFIHTLGDAHLYSNHFEQAGYQLSRRPNALPFMRINPAVTDLFSFKFEDFELLNYEAQPHIKAPVAI
- a CDS encoding MFS family transporter encodes the protein MENETTLAPHDTRKRVLSIISSASGNLVEWYDFYVYSFTSIYFASQFFPSNGDVVTELLKSSIVFFIGFLMRPIGGWLFGFIADRYGRKRSLLISVFMMCGGSFLIALLPTYETIGATAAVLLILLRMLQGLSVGGEYGTTATYMSEIAVKNRRGFFSSFQYATLIGGQLLASLVMFILALYLTEDQLKAWGWRIPFAIGGLGAIVAIYLRRSLHETTTKESRSKEQAGSLKELLCNHRKAFFLVIGFTAGGSLTFYTCTTYMQKYLITTTGFDKHTATTIMTAALFIFMLLQPLFGSLADKIGTKASLLIWSALSIICTIPALRIIGSTDDTWVALSVITGMLCIMSFYTSISGIVKAEMFPASIRAMGVGLSYAIANALFGGSAETVALEFKKIGYESVFHFYIAGMMIIAFIAILFMPDARKKGYLQGEDIH